TCTGTCCTCAAAGCAAAATAGTTATATCAGAGAGATGTAGAATGTGAACAATAAATCATGGGATCTACACAGTAGAAGACCTCTAAGAGATAGAGAAGCCTTACAGTGGAGAACTATACAGAGCAACCTTCCTTCCCTTCTAGACAACAATCACAGGGATCATCCTATCTGGAAgccaaataaaaatggttatttATCTGTTAAATCTATCATCCTCACAAATGCCCCCTGCTATTAACTCAGAATTAATAGTCCCTCTCAAGAAACTGTGTAAATCTAAAGTTCCTAAGAAATGCAAATTCTTCCTATGGACAGTTGCATATAATGGTATCTTCACGATGGAAAATATACAAAGGAGACTAAAAAATCTGTCTTAATCTCAATTGGTGCATACTTTGTACGAAGAGCTTATACCAAAGACATATGGAGTATGGCAAAGAGTCAATTAGATTGGAATCTCATTGATGGTAATCTTTTCGCACTTATCAACACCATCTGCTCCAACAATATAAAGGCAAAAGAGGTGTGATTATTTTCAATCTGTTGGTTGCCATCACATGGACCATTTGGTTGGAAAGAAACTACAGGCTATTCAACAACATATCACACTCTCATGCCTATCTATGGAAGAACATATGCAATCTCACGTACCAATGGTCCACCAAAAACAAGCTTTTCAAAAATTACTCAGTTTCTATCATTACACAACACCTTAGTGCTTTTTGCTAGTATACTGTATGGTTTATAGTTTTGGCTTATCTCTAGCCTTCTTGTAAGCttgaactatttttctttattctatattgaatatatttattggCAATGACGAGGACACTAAGAGGATGCCCACCTAGTGGGGATGCTTGGGTGCGCCTACTACTTAtccaatatctttttttaaacataaatattagtCGGCTAATATATGATTTcacattaattttgtttggtttagtTTAATTGGGTGATTCTAGGGACGTTTGGTTTGACTATTCACGGTCAAAATTTTAGTCATTTGCTAATTTTTAGTTCATAAAAGTaccataattttatttggagAATTTAGCCTATAAAATATTGGTTTgttgttatattaaaaatagataattagtttgaaataaatataaattaatggaacgtaaataatataatgtagATTAACTTAAGATTTGAcgttaaattaattaaaattgctAAATATATAAGCATGGTTGAGTTGttaagatatttatttttattttagatttgaaattcaaacttcattattattatgtttgttgtgctaaaaataatgaataattgTAGAGGTATAATTTACTGGCACGTAACTACCCGTAAATTTATTGGCACGAAACGCTTATGTGTTAACAATTGacattatatttaagaaaactaatggaacttgtttttaaaaaatatgacaattcactaaattaaaaatacgaATAgcatattaaatttagaatacaatttttttaaaaaataaagaatacgaattttaaaaaagataataaaaaataattattatcataatcACCTCGTTATCTTTTCCACCTCCAAACAATGATTATCATAACCCTTCCACccatatttatttcttttcctcaCTTTAGAAacaacattaaataaaatagaagttTCTCAATTTTGGCCTAACTTTTAAAATCGtttctcaaaatttagaaacaacaaataataacCATTATCAAATAAGTTGGTTTCTTAAgaaatagaaggaaaaaaaaaaaaaaaaagagaacataTGTTCTCACTTAAGTGTCAAGATGTTGCATTTTTTAggtataattttttagttggGTTTGCATTTAGTATAAGGTTTTatgattttacatttttacttaaagttttcactttttgtcattagtataaaaaattacttttaaaataacattctcattattgatataatctgcttttaaattcgttatttttgtaatttctacttttaaattcgttatttttgcaattttaagAATGTAAGTAACATgaactctattatcataattttttttagcgtactttttaaaaacacaatatttactatatcttatttcaatttaataattttgagtttgtttcaatttaattttgtactaataattaataataggttattttgtacatttgacaaaaaaataatgcaCTATCAAATACttactaaattgaaattttaaggatcaattttaaacaaaattgaaattttgtgaCTTATTCAGAcacaaaatccaaattttaaatatttgtcagaaataattttgaaaatttaaagacaaaacttgtaatttaatatttatataaatataccatacctttttgtaatattgagattgataacattaattaaaagattataaattatcaaaatacatttgcaaaataatgagatgtaaaatatttattaaggTTACTTAACATAAAATAGAGTTAAAAAGCATATCTAATTTCcctaaaacaaatttcttaAAGATTAAACACTAATTGATTGCTTAGGTCTCATTTGAGATATAAAatcataacattttttaaacatttgaaagtcTATGGACATTTCTTAcccaaactatatatatatatagcttgtTTTATTAAAGCAAAATGGGAAGACTACTTCAACTCCATGCAATTATTTTCTACAAATAAGTagattataattaatgaataatCTTATTAATGATATTATTATACCACTTGTTTAAATAACGTTTTGAAATAAGATCTTTTTGGCATCCAAATCCTAATTATTTACATAATACTATATGCATGGGACCTAATTAAgattaattagaaaatggTGACTTGGTGTGTTAttgttcaaataaattttaattaattaagattaagtcaaagaataacatttaaaaaatatatatttatatatataagtattattataaaatataatatgaatgaaagaaaatgtcacCTCATTCCTCATCTTAACTAATCGAAAgtataaattttcaactaaaatCTAGAAATTTGAATCCTATACTTTAATTCGAGGCtacaagtttgaaaatttacataattatattttattttaataacaaatatatctaaacttattttaaagtCCAACCACaaatcttttaagttttaattcgTTTGAAGTATATGTGAATGGAGTGTCTCTTTCCATCtactttcttttccctttttgctTTTCACTGGGAATAAAGACTACCTTGAGGaccaaaagaagaaatcaaagataTTAGATTACTACAGACAATTTTATTATCCTCTCTTTAGGTAtttagaaaaggaagaaacatttacaaaacctattttggaaaaaatccTCAAAGAAATCAATGTTCATATGAGATTCAAGAGATTGATGACTTCCAAAAGAGTCATACTCGCTTTTAACTTCCAAGGctaattttcttctcatttttctataattgttgctgttttaatttaattaaaattttaactctcCAAATTAGATTTatcaaagatttgaaaatagagaagaagaagaaaaactattgtttttattgttattattattgaataatatgATAATTTGACTTAGCCCTTGCAAATAACTTCAAATGTCGTTGttaaagttgtaaaaaaaatgtggtaGGTTAGAGAATCGGTCTTTACCTTTATATAAAAGGGTTATTTTCATTTAGTATCTTTATATCagtctctttctctctttagAATATTTATCCAATCATACCAAACTCAAACTTCTTTACCTTAAACATATTAATTCTAACTCAATAATTCAATGCTCCAAACACTCTCAATGTTTATATTGTGAATTTTGAAGTCAGGTCATCAATTATCCCACCTCACATTTTcaataacaatgataataaggaaatttattataaatgataaaaggataaaatatgaaattttgctataatttaaacatatttggattcgtaataataataataataaataaataaagataattgagaatattttataGTAAAGAAGGATATGTTAGTAAATCCAGAAAGTATTGAAACTGAGCTGTTTATGggtctttatttatttattttgggaaATTGTTTAGGGGAATATAAGGAAAGCTACAATTTTCAGGTTAATTTTGATGTGATGATGTGTTGACCTAACCAATCCAAActaacatttcatttttcagaTAACTATTTTGGtgtatttttttgtaaatagaatATGAATACAGTTAACTAAAAGCATTGGCATTAGTGAattaaaaggtaaaatataaaaactaaaaccaaaacttCTAATTTCAACACTTTACTCCCAAATTCAaggttataaaaaatatatgagaatGAGATATTTGTGTAGTAGAGGatgattgattgatttgatAAAGAtagatagaaagaaatagaatttGGAAAGCCAAGTAGGATAGATTAAGGAGAGAGTTGGCAGTTAAATTAATGGTGAGATTAACAGAATCCCCCAAATAAAATgcggttttattttttaaaaagaaaaaacattaatttgttttgtttggttaagctttcaatttgttttgttttgttttgattttgtggaCAAAGTCAAAAgaaatctattttctttttctctctttccctcCCTTCTTCTCTCCCCCCTCTCTCTCATTCATGGTGGATCTTCCTCAAGCTCTTGGCATCTCCTTTCGAAATTTCTGCAAATCCTACAAATCCTTCTTCAAAAAATGGCATTCTAAGGTCAAGAATTCCAAGAAGGATACTGATAATGTCGTTGTTGATACTAAACACGACGACCCTACCTCCGACGCCATCCATAATTATGGCCCTTccaaggtatatatatatacatatatatgctTTCAAAAcgtttttatgattttatcaCCTCATCGATCCCTTGTTATTtctgttcttgttttttttattaattatcttggTCTCTACGCCTGATCAAAATTAGATGGAAAGGAGAGGAAGAGAAgccttaaatttatttattaggcCTTTAATCCAAAACAAATCGTTGATTTTCAGGATCACgaagatattaagaaaaaggaaggacCGAGACCGACGAAAGGCGTTCATAGCTTTAGATATGGAGGCCGGAGTCTGAGAGAGAATGATACGACCAGTTTCAGGCCTCAAAGCTATGACAGTGGATATTCTACTCTTTCACGGAACGCGAGTCGGAGAGGTCAAAATGCAGGGTCGACGTCGTCGTCGCTGTTTCGGAGCATGAGTAGGAGGAGCAATGAGTCGATGACGTCAAGAGTGAGCAGCGGGAGAAGGAGTATCGATTCGATATCGTCTTCACCACTGTTGTCGAAGAGTGGTAGCAAGAGGAGCACGACGCCGATAATGTTCTCGAATTCGTCGGGGGTGCTAAAGGCTGCGGCGATAGAGAAACAGCTGGAATGCACACTGGAGGAGCTATGCTTTGGGtgcataaagaaaattaaggtCACAAGAGATCTCCTCTTGATCAACGGGTTTgtgctcttcttcttttataaaacCCCACaatgttcttttctttctttctttgataatAGTTGTTTAGTGCAAAATTTGGAGAGCAGGATAGGGTTGTTGAATCATGTACGTTTAAGggtgaatatttgaaaatagggTGTGTTTATTTTGATGTTGAGAAAGGAAAGATAATAGATTATTAAATGGATAGGCAAGCgatggaggaagaagaaacattGACAATGAAAGTAAAGCCAGGGTGGAGGAAGGGGACAAAGATAACATTTGAAGGAGGAATGGGGAATGAGAGGGCAGGCAGTTATCCAGCGGACACGTCCTTTGTGATAGCTGAAAAACGACACTCATATTTCAAAAGAGAAGGTGATGACTTGGAGTTAATGGTGGAGATCCCTCTATTGAAAGCCCTAACTGGTTGCACCATTTCAGTTCCATTATTGGGAGGGGAAACAATGAGCTTGGACATCCACGAAGTGGTTTCACCTGGTTACGAGAAGCTCATTCAAGGTCAAGGTATGCCTAAACTTAAAGATCCTGACACCAGAGGCGACTTGATTCTTAAGTTTTTCGTGGACTTTCCAACTCAATTAACTCCCCAACAACGATCTGATGTTTGTCGAATTTTAGAGGGTTCTCACCATTCTTAGTTTAAACCAATTTggctttattttattaggatTTCactctataatttttttatatatatatatatacatatatatttcttttcttttctttcctttctttccttcttttgtttgattgattgTAATTTGGCTTTTGGCTTTTGGCTTTCGGCTTTCGGCTTTGGCTTTTGGCttttaagtgaaaaaaatGCATTCTTTATATGATGCCTGTTCATTCAACAAACTCACTAGAGAGGGCTAACTCTCTTTGGATTGTTGGGCTTTTTAGTCCTCATGCTGCTTTTTAGTCCCCAAATTATAAATGTTCATTAAGTTTTATACTCTAtggaaaactttgaaatatataCTCTATGAAGTAAACTCAATCAAAAtctatatttagaaaataaatttcaatttttatttaggaaCGAGAAATAATAGTTATGACtgaaattgatattatattaaaataggTTGGGGCACGGATGATATAGAGTAGGATTTAGTAATGACTCAAATACACTTATAGAAGAATTTTCTTTATCCCAAGTTTTTGTTTGgattaagaataaaatttgagtAATGGTAGAACTTTTAAATCATTCCACCAATTCTATTATAACCAGATAAAATCACTAATAATCATCTAACAAAAGTAATGGCTCAATCTTCCACTCATAATTATTGAGGATTAAGGATAGAGTGAAAATGCATTCTGAATATGTGATTTTCCGATGGCACAATGGAAAATTCACAAATGTTTTCCTAGCAaatctaattataaaataaacaaaaaaaaaaaaaaaaaaacaaaaacaaatacacTAAGAGCTTAGATTCCAATCCCTAATGTCATAAGCAGTATgctatattcattttaataatttcttttcaaaattacttttacaAGAATcaatttatagattttttctttattgaatataCTTCTGAATTCTCTTACGAGttgtaaaattacaaatcaAACACTATTGATTCATTAAATATGGCACaactttgaaaatgaagagagagaaaacacAAGTTCACAAAGCAGCACATACAAGTGAAGAAGACAAATGTAAACAAGAAGAGTGTTAGAAGATGCTTACGACCAACCAAGAATAGCACGAATGAGTTCCAAGATGCCACCTCCAAGAAGAGCTTTAAGAAATCTTAGCTTTCCGTCAGTGTAAGGCGGGTAACGCATTGGCACGTCACCCACGAAACTTCGATAAAGAACAGCCTTCTTATGGCTAAATGCATCAAATGAAAACTTCCCATGGTAAGCTCCCATTCCACTCTCCCCAACTCCTCCAAATGGTAGTGTGCTAACTGCTAGCTGCAcatattatcaaacaaaatttgaggAATTCTAGATCGATCGAGTGGCATGATATTAGACCAATGCGAGATGTTTTTTGGTTAACTAATCTATGaggaattttttgttttaggcTAACATGAATAATCACCAAAGAATTCACTTGTGAAAACAAAAGCAATCTTAAAAAGTGACCGCTAGATATAAGGACTCGAAACTTCTAATAAAAACGGTGCCAATACCTAAAAGCAATATTGGGCCTTTTTTTATGCAACTGTTACTATATTAAAACATCAATTATATCCCGGATAATCaggaaatttaagaaagatttcgtttttcttttctttttttttattgaaaacatCAACTTCCATTAAGAAGTTAAAGAATACACAGAAGTACAAAAAATCCAAGCCTAGACATGAACACAAACCAGGGATCAAAGCTCCCTAGGATCCCTCGTCACACCCTAAATACGCTACAGTTCCCACAAAACCCATAAAACTGCACAAACGCTAGCAAGCCAACTCCACAAAGGTTAGCTATTGTATTAAATCCCACGAGGGGAGATTTTACCCTACAAGTATATGAGAATGCtgataatttgatttgacCAATCAAGTTCCATTGAGTATGGTAAGCGGAAAAAGAAATCTTACATGTATGGTGGTGTCGTTGATAACCACACCTCCTGCAGAGATACAAGCCACAAACTGTTCCTTGagctttttgttgttggaaaATAAATATGCTGCTAGCGGCTTTGTGCCTGAATTCACTATTTCGAAGCTATCCTCCAATTTGTCTACCTGCTCCAGTCCAGCCAacagaaaaggaaagagaagaatgaggaagaaaatgatcccgattgtattatttattcacCATCCATTGTAGTTCTCCATGCAAAAAAGAACAACTTCCTTAACAGTTTCGTCATAATTCATATGCCTATAGTCAACTATTTGACAATTGAACACAAAcaattagttcttttttttccaacgagcaaaattaattcattatgTCTTGGAAAGTTCCAAATAtagcaatcaaactcaaagtTTTAGCAGATATGAAGTAACATAAAGATATTGTAAATATGCCAAAAATGAGATCCATCTCTCGGAGTCTATTATAATAGACTATCTCTTTAGTAGAAGTCCAGCTCTAtgtttgtaattgttttaaaatattgttatgcACCTAACAATTAGTCCTAAAATTGCTACCAATTTTAGTTACCCTTTTGGTCTTGGTTTCGGTTTTGTATtactattattgatattatattataagtaGAATTCCGTGAGCTCAatggttaaaaaaatcaacGCTTCTTGTAAAAGAACAGATTTTAAACTTAAGAGGGGTAGTAGGATTCCCTTCGTCttttaatatgtttgttttttcaggtaaaataaggaaaagataacaaaaagatTCATGCTTAtctcatgatttttttttgcaaatgaCTAACTGATTAATTCTACTAATTAAGTGTACTAGTTTTACCGTGATAATGGGAAGCAAGGGACCAAAAATCTCTTCCGTCATGATCAAAGAGTCTCGAGGGACATCCAATAAGATGGTGGGAGCAATCTGTCTGCATTATGGAAAAGGTGCCGTTACTCAACAGTCAATAGTTAACCGATGAACGTCAAAAGCGTAGGCCAGTGAATTAATTTAACATACAATTTGGATTTGTCCTTTTCGCCTCCATGAACAATCTTGCTAGAAACTTCATCATCATCTAAGAGCTTGGACACGCGATTAAAGTGGTTAGCATTCACAATGCGAGATATATCTTTAGATTCCAATGGATTCGTTCCATAAAATCTCTCCAGTTCTTGTTTCAAAGACTCCACCTACAAATATGAACATGAACTTGAAAATAACCAAATAGAGCAAGTACAACGAACCAAACGTATTTGAGTAAAAAAGGAACTTACCAATTTTGGAGCAAATTCTTTCGTAGTTATGATGTAATCAGGAGCAACGCATGCTTGTCCATTGTTACCACCCCACTTCCCGGATATAATCCGTCTACAGGCAACCTTTGAAAAACagatatatttgaatttgtataAGATGGTAGCAGCTAATTACATGGTTGAGAATGATTCTAAAATAGTTCAAATCAATTTCCAAAATCGCTTAGAAATTGcttttattcattcaaaatcaaatttaatagcATGAAAAATACGTTTAAAAGTGCAAAATTGAATAGTGAATCAATTTTGAGTGACTAAAAGTGTCTTTTAGATTGATTTTAAACACtgaataaattgattttaaccatttcaaaatcactttcaaaCATATACTAAGATATAAGGAGGGAAAGAAGTACttgtaaattgatttttgaatcAACTACTACTGGAGTTTTTCCTCCGAGCTCTAAAATAACTGGAGTAAGGTGCTTGGCAGCAGCTGCCATCACTATACGCCCCACTCTACCGTTGCCTGCAAGTTATGAAGCATcgtttatttgaagaaaagccACCAGACACAACACTTCGTAATGGCCAGATTTTCATAAACACTGTCAAATAACACCATCACTGTCACCTTTCATGATTCCAAAGGAGTTtattactataaatttttaaagatagaTGTGAAAGGAAGATTAATATCACTTGGAAGCCACTCAATCCTACAATTATTCAAGTGTCATACTAGATGCTGACTTGCCTTTCGTTGAATTTATCATACCTTCCTTggttcaatatatatatgagatgAAAACAGAGATATTTGCCTATAAAGTTAACAAACTTCCccttttattttcaagctAAATGGCACAGACCTGTGTAAAATATCTTGTCCCACTTTTGCTCCAGCAAAGCATTAGTTTCGGGAATAGCACCCTCGACAACTTTTACAGCAGACGTATCCAAATACTTCTCAAAAAGTTTTGCAATTAAAGATGATGTTGCTGGAGAAATTTCTGAAGGCTTTAGAACCACGGTATTACCAGCTGCTATTGCTCCAATAACTGGATCAAGAGATAAAACTGGGAAATGTGGCCAATAATGGTTAGTATCCATGATATCGTTGTTAAGATAGTTTCAAGACTGCAAATGATTTTCAATAAGATGGGAAAACATTGACACTAACGTACAGAATGGATAATTCCAAGGAGAAATGATCAGCACAACACCCAAAGGTTCTGATACAATTGCAGCAGACGAAGGAAAACTGGTCATTGTAGTTTGAACCTTCGATAATAGAGCATATTGTTGTCCCCAGTCAGGAAATAcaaatggaatatatatatatatatatatatatatatatatttatatataaaatagatgCTCAATCCACAGGGAGTTTGCAAAACCAAATACCTTCTCTGGTTTCATCCAATTTCCGATTTCTTTAATTGCCAATTTACACGAACCTTTTACCATACCTATCTGGTATGGTTTGAAAAATCATCAGTtgaaaggggaaaaagaacTTCAAAGGATCAGTtgaaaggggaaaaagaacTTCAAAGGATCCAAAAATATAGCTGAAAGAAActtcataaaataattgacTGTAACAGGAGAAGTAGGAGGATCTTCCTCTAGCCatagtttgaaaaatcaatagtTTCTGATCattaaagtattaaaaaaattaaaggcaACTGAAACTAGTGGTATTGACATATGAATCTATGATAGGAATGGACTAATTACACGATGTAAAAAACCAGTGGTGGTAGGCGTCTAGACAAACAACGATCGTATTATggaaaaatcatttcaattatGATCATTCAGAATCAATGGGGGGGAGGGAATAGTTGATAGATAATCATTTAACTCTGGCATAGAAATACACTTCCTAAACAAACTTCTATGCTTTGTAGAAACTATCTTTGAAATCAATAACTCTCTTAGTTACGGATAATAAGTAAAACATATCCTTTTACTTTTCCAAGGCACTCAGACTCCCtcttattcatatatataaaagctgCCATCAACCAACAATCCTTTATTGCTTCTAAAAGATACCAGAACAAGATTTCAAGATGAAGCTGTTtaccaaaaaagaataattctCATCTCCAAACGGCTAAATATGTAAacctataaatatttatagaaaactCGCCATTTGActgaataataatatttaaagaaaaacaaacaaacaacccTTTCtatgataaataaaaacttcGAGAGTTTACTCGGGCAAGAATATTTTCGGTTAATTTTGtagtcaaacaaaaaatatttctctcttGTATTTCCTTTGCTCGActattttgttagaaaaacaTGAGcttcatctcaaaaccaattatCAAAAACTAGAGCAATCCAAGTATTTTATAAGGATGGTATGAAGTCTCTTCATGTTTATAACTTGGGATCCTCAATAAATTACAGAGTACTTTCTGCCAAGGGAGCAAGCCAATAGAGAAGACAACAAAAAAGGAAGCAATATAAATggattacaaaataaaagagagtTCTACTTGAAAACTAACATAATGGGGCATTGAGCCTAATAAACGAGAAATTCTAAGTTTGAAACGTGGTTGATAGCATTAATAAATATCTTCCATTAATGGCACCAGTAAGTCATCTTCAATGATCACATGGTCCCACACAAACTGCAACTGCCAGGCACTACCTATATTTGGTGGATGAAATTGAAACTGAACAAGGAGAAAGACAAACAGAATTCGAAAGGAttggacatttaaacaaacaGAAACAGTGATAACAGATCATAGCATTAATGGAACAACATCCAGCAGAAGATATCACGAATCTGAACAGTCTCTAAACACAAAACAACGATTGAAAGAACAGTGAAGGAGTTGAGTGTAAAAAGAAAGACCTCATGAATAATGGATTCCAAGGCAGGCTTGGAGAGGTCAGAGCGAAGGGCATCGCAAATATCTTCCTCATGGTCAACGCAGAGCTTCAAGAGGCTCTCAAGCTGTGATACTCTCCACTCATAGCTCCGAGTGTTGCCGGAGTTAAAAATAGCTCTGAGTTCGTTCACCAAGTCCGTGGCGGCCGCAGCGTCGAACAACTTCGTTTGCGACATCGGGAATCGCGGCGGCGGGAGACAAGTATGagtatatatagagagagagagggagaagtTGAAGGAATGGAATGGAGAGAATGTTGGGAGTGATTTCAGGGAGAAGGAGGTGTGGTATTATCATTTGCTGTA
This is a stretch of genomic DNA from Cucumis sativus cultivar 9930 chromosome 4, Cucumber_9930_V3, whole genome shotgun sequence. It encodes these proteins:
- the LOC101218142 gene encoding uncharacterized protein LOC101218142; the protein is MVDLPQALGISFRNFCKSYKSFFKKWHSKVKNSKKDTDNVVVDTKHDDPTSDAIHNYGPSKDHEDIKKKEGPRPTKGVHSFRYGGRSLRENDTTSFRPQSYDSGYSTLSRNASRRGQNAGSTSSSLFRSMSRRSNESMTSRVSSGRRSIDSISSSPLLSKSGSKRSTTPIMFSNSSGVLKAAAIEKQLECTLEELCFGCIKKIKVTRDLLLINGQAMEEEETLTMKVKPGWRKGTKITFEGGMGNERAGSYPADTSFVIAEKRHSYFKREGDDLELMVEIPLLKALTGCTISVPLLGGETMSLDIHEVVSPGYEKLIQGQGMPKLKDPDTRGDLILKFFVDFPTQLTPQQRSDVCRILEGSHHS
- the LOC101219569 gene encoding aldehyde dehydrogenase family 3 member H1, whose translation is MSQTKLFDAAAATDLVNELRAIFNSGNTRSYEWRVSQLESLLKLCVDHEEDICDALRSDLSKPALESIIHEIGMVKGSCKLAIKEIGNWMKPEKVQTTMTSFPSSAAIVSEPLGVVLIISPWNYPFFLSLDPVIGAIAAGNTVVLKPSEISPATSSLIAKLFEKYLDTSAVKVVEGAIPETNALLEQKWDKIFYTGNGRVGRIVMAAAAKHLTPVILELGGKTPVVVDSKINLQVACRRIISGKWGGNNGQACVAPDYIITTKEFAPKLVESLKQELERFYGTNPLESKDISRIVNANHFNRVSKLLDDDEVSSKIVHGGEKDKSKLQIAPTILLDVPRDSLIMTEEIFGPLLPIITVDKLEDSFEIVNSGTKPLAAYLFSNNKKLKEQFVACISAGGVVINDTTIHLAVSTLPFGGVGESGMGAYHGKFSFDAFSHKKAVLYRSFVGDVPMRYPPYTDGKLRFLKALLGGGILELIRAILGWS